The Candidatus Rubrimentiphilum sp. genome includes a window with the following:
- a CDS encoding multicopper oxidase domain-containing protein: MPNFVIRRGLLALGLLLALAAPAALADTDETTTGVNPASIGMQPLQGAIPAATPAPGESKLVRREDGTFAAIPDVRGRTRTFHLVERDAPWSLQPSLTVLAKTYNGVVPGPTLVAHQGDRVVIDYRNEQSVPDTLHMHGIHEIPVSMDGVAGISQPLVMQGQSYRYVFTADTPGTFIYHSHDNEEMLNSGLYGAIVVLPAHAPAAERADRDYVEMLSSWPIQSLSENHFTINGKEYPYTTPIEVRKGQRVRIRWINISGENMHTMHTHGHYQLIVARDAQPVTYRDVEDTVLLGPGQRVDVMVDANQKPGTWIVHCHVIDHTEDGTGMPDGLITAIHYEGTPNTLAAMNTEMRKMLPAFGHGPLAALSFGWTVALGAIAGLTIFLGLPIARMRNVSQTTIAALNALAIGILVYLVVEIAGSATAPLVQAARYWHGGGPPWSVIELAIAYVGGLFIGLVGLGLLANRLSSRAASTVHQPLVLAAIIAIGIGAHNFAEGLAIGASAASGATAIAVGLIIGFALHNATEGFGIAAPLSGRVVPTWGQLGLAGLIAGGPTFLGTVVGYTFQSPILSVLFLATAIGALVFVIGEIWAVLRRSMGITPLVTTMLACGFLVALTTEIVLALNGG, encoded by the coding sequence GTGCCAAACTTTGTAATCAGGAGAGGCTTACTTGCCCTGGGCCTGCTTCTTGCGCTGGCGGCTCCGGCCGCGCTGGCGGACACCGACGAAACCACCACCGGCGTAAATCCGGCCAGCATCGGAATGCAGCCCTTGCAAGGGGCAATTCCGGCAGCGACGCCCGCTCCCGGCGAGTCGAAACTGGTGCGGCGCGAAGACGGCACCTTCGCCGCGATTCCCGACGTACGCGGACGCACCCGGACCTTTCATCTCGTCGAGCGCGATGCGCCGTGGTCGCTTCAGCCGAGTTTGACCGTACTCGCGAAAACCTATAATGGCGTCGTTCCCGGTCCGACACTCGTCGCGCATCAAGGCGATCGTGTGGTGATCGATTACCGCAACGAGCAGAGCGTTCCCGACACGCTGCACATGCACGGCATTCACGAGATTCCGGTAAGCATGGACGGCGTCGCGGGAATCTCGCAGCCCCTCGTCATGCAGGGGCAGTCATACCGGTACGTCTTCACGGCCGATACGCCCGGCACGTTCATCTATCACTCGCACGACAACGAAGAGATGCTCAACAGCGGTCTATACGGCGCGATCGTCGTGCTGCCCGCACACGCACCGGCGGCGGAGCGCGCAGATCGCGACTACGTCGAAATGTTGTCGTCGTGGCCGATTCAGAGCCTGAGCGAAAATCATTTCACGATTAACGGCAAAGAATATCCCTACACAACGCCGATCGAAGTACGCAAAGGTCAGCGGGTGCGCATCCGCTGGATCAACATCTCCGGCGAAAACATGCACACGATGCACACGCACGGCCATTATCAGTTGATCGTGGCGCGCGACGCGCAGCCGGTCACCTACCGCGACGTCGAAGACACGGTGCTGCTCGGGCCCGGACAGCGCGTCGACGTGATGGTTGATGCGAATCAAAAGCCCGGCACTTGGATCGTCCACTGTCACGTGATCGACCATACCGAAGATGGAACCGGCATGCCGGACGGCCTGATCACAGCTATTCATTATGAAGGCACGCCAAATACGCTGGCCGCGATGAACACAGAGATGCGGAAGATGTTGCCCGCATTCGGCCATGGCCCGCTGGCAGCGTTGTCCTTTGGATGGACCGTCGCGCTTGGCGCAATTGCAGGTCTCACGATCTTCTTGGGACTGCCAATCGCGCGCATGCGCAACGTCTCGCAGACGACAATCGCCGCTCTGAACGCGCTCGCAATCGGGATTCTCGTCTATCTCGTCGTTGAAATTGCCGGCAGCGCGACCGCGCCGTTGGTCCAAGCCGCACGCTATTGGCACGGCGGAGGTCCGCCTTGGAGTGTCATCGAGCTCGCAATTGCGTATGTGGGCGGGCTATTTATCGGCTTGGTCGGCCTGGGTCTGCTTGCGAACCGCTTGAGCAGCCGCGCCGCGTCAACCGTGCATCAGCCGCTCGTGCTGGCCGCAATCATCGCGATCGGCATCGGCGCGCACAACTTCGCTGAGGGTTTGGCGATCGGCGCTTCGGCGGCGAGCGGCGCGACGGCGATTGCCGTCGGCTTGATCATCGGCTTTGCGCTCCATAACGCAACCGAAGGTTTCGGAATCGCCGCGCCGCTTTCCGGACGCGTCGTTCCGACGTGGGGACAACTCGGGCTGGCCGGTTTAATCGCGGGCGGCCCGACCTTTCTTGGCACGGTTGTCGGGTATACGTTCCAATCGCCGATTCTGTCGGTCTTGTTTCTGGCGACTGCAATCGGCGCGCTCGTTTTCGTCATCGGGGAGATCTGGGCCGTGCTCCGGCGCAGCATGGGCATCACGCCGCTCGTAACCACAATGCTGGCCTGCGGGTTTTTGGTCGCGCTGACAACGGAAATCGTTTTGGCGCTCAACGGCGGCTGA
- a CDS encoding glycosyltransferase family 1 protein, whose protein sequence is MIRVGVDAWNLTGDYRGIGRYVRALLDEWQRGFADRIEPVLVVPEWHTWTVARLYRAETGDHRFAVRSRRHHGRSKLDALWFPFNGPSWSQFTLPAVATLHDASTFVLPGFDDAARATFRLAAERCRQIVTDSEFSKTELMRELHLPESVITAIPLGIGAPLPEKPVQLPAGATGRFALFVGENDPRKGLDTLREALKMLAADGLTIPLVVAGKSSELGHVDDATLAALYRACAVFVYPSRYEGFGLPVLEAMNYGAPVIASSAASIPEAGGDAPLYVPPGDAAALAGALRRVWNDPELASQMRERGFARVREMSWRRTAQRTLEVLESAAR, encoded by the coding sequence ATGATTCGAGTCGGCGTCGACGCGTGGAACCTGACCGGAGATTACCGCGGTATCGGACGCTACGTGCGCGCGCTCTTGGACGAGTGGCAGCGCGGTTTCGCCGATCGCATCGAGCCGGTGCTGGTCGTGCCCGAGTGGCACACCTGGACGGTCGCACGGCTTTATCGAGCTGAAACAGGAGATCACAGGTTTGCGGTTCGTTCGCGGCGGCACCACGGGCGTTCCAAACTGGACGCGCTGTGGTTTCCGTTCAACGGTCCGAGCTGGTCGCAGTTTACCCTTCCCGCCGTCGCGACGCTGCACGATGCGTCGACGTTTGTTCTGCCCGGATTTGACGACGCGGCGCGCGCGACGTTTCGTTTGGCCGCGGAGCGTTGCCGGCAAATCGTCACCGATTCGGAGTTTTCGAAGACTGAATTGATGCGCGAGCTGCACCTGCCCGAGTCGGTCATTACCGCCATCCCGCTCGGCATCGGCGCACCGTTGCCGGAGAAACCGGTGCAGCTTCCCGCCGGCGCAACCGGGCGGTTTGCACTTTTCGTCGGCGAAAACGACCCGCGCAAAGGTTTGGATACGCTGCGCGAGGCTCTGAAAATGTTAGCCGCTGACGGCCTCACGATACCGCTCGTCGTTGCCGGTAAGAGCTCGGAGTTGGGACACGTGGACGATGCTACCTTAGCCGCGCTTTATCGCGCTTGCGCAGTCTTTGTGTATCCGTCGCGCTATGAAGGTTTCGGGTTGCCGGTTTTGGAGGCGATGAATTACGGAGCTCCGGTCATCGCATCGTCCGCCGCTTCGATCCCGGAAGCCGGCGGCGACGCGCCACTTTACGTTCCACCCGGCGACGCGGCAGCGCTTGCCGGCGCCCTCCGGCGCGTTTGGAACGATCCCGAGCTGGCGTCGCAAATGCGCGAACGCGGGTTTGCGCGCGTTCGAGAGATGTCGTGGCGCCGGACGGCGCAGCGCACGCTCGAAGTACTCGAATCTGCCGCCCGATGA
- a CDS encoding glycosyltransferase family 1 protein, translating to MHVAVDAHNLLADRRGIGVYLRAVLSRMLKNGACELTLLVRHPLPTLKKRALAAELGSTAFHVASRIPRTADVAWHPWNGTFFTGATRNVVTMHDVVPFAFPDPDVRARRSQQEPFELSARTADRILADSGFTKGEIEKHLRVAAHRIEVVPLAADSLFSPGEPKALPPALRGQQYVLYVGTLEAHKNVEVLIEAWRESLVPRGIALVMVGPDKALDDVVALRNVPALELRDLYRGALCLALPSLYEGFGLPALEALACGTPAIVSRASSLPEVCGDAAQYVDSPQDSAAWGSALGRIAVDENLRADLARRGPVQAAKFSWDGATAQTLAALEVAAQ from the coding sequence GTGCACGTCGCGGTAGACGCTCATAACCTGTTAGCCGATCGCCGGGGAATCGGCGTCTATCTGCGAGCCGTTTTATCGCGGATGCTCAAGAACGGCGCTTGCGAGCTGACTTTGCTCGTTCGCCATCCGCTTCCTACTCTGAAGAAACGCGCGCTTGCGGCGGAGCTGGGTTCGACCGCGTTTCACGTCGCATCGCGCATTCCGCGCACGGCGGACGTCGCGTGGCATCCTTGGAACGGAACGTTTTTCACGGGCGCAACGCGCAACGTCGTGACGATGCACGACGTCGTACCGTTCGCGTTCCCGGATCCGGACGTGCGCGCGCGTCGATCGCAACAAGAGCCGTTCGAACTATCCGCGCGCACGGCGGATCGAATTCTGGCGGATTCCGGATTCACGAAGGGCGAGATTGAGAAACACTTGCGGGTCGCGGCGCATCGCATCGAGGTCGTGCCGCTGGCGGCGGACTCACTGTTCTCGCCGGGCGAACCGAAGGCGCTGCCGCCTGCGCTGCGCGGTCAACAGTATGTTCTGTACGTGGGTACGCTCGAAGCGCACAAAAACGTCGAGGTTCTCATTGAAGCTTGGCGCGAATCGCTTGTGCCGCGAGGCATTGCGCTGGTAATGGTTGGACCGGACAAAGCCCTCGACGACGTCGTCGCCCTGCGCAACGTGCCCGCTCTCGAATTGCGCGATCTCTATCGCGGCGCTTTGTGTCTTGCGCTTCCCTCATTGTATGAAGGCTTTGGACTGCCCGCGCTTGAGGCGCTAGCGTGCGGTACGCCGGCGATCGTTTCGCGAGCCTCGTCACTGCCCGAAGTCTGCGGCGACGCCGCGCAGTACGTTGACTCGCCGCAAGATTCAGCTGCTTGGGGGTCTGCACTCGGGCGAATTGCGGTCGACGAGAATTTACGCGCCGATCTGGCAAGGCGCGGTCCCGTCCAAGCCGCGAAATTTTCTTGGGATGGGGCAACTGCGCAAACGCTGGCAGCGCTTGAGGTGGCGGCCCAATGA
- a CDS encoding GAF domain-containing protein, protein MRVAVILLAAAAIALGCYDIANPYRAGMFGFDFHTSNNGDQVVTKIYPGSPVERAGLRPGDVIPWSKVSARTSFDSSFRRTGQTIAFPVVRDGKTAEMSIVAAEYTSIKPIEEGPLALAILIIFAATGVLVILRGADRKTAHWLAFFLAGYAMQMAFFWFSDVAPSPGLSFAGSLLGNAVSWANAYLILLLVAHFPPFNSRFRTVLRKIMLPAVSVAALVQMWIYLVDVYPRTQLFEIAGSSSPAWFQQLVWAFISFLTVAAAIEGMLRVDEEHRAQMRWVGGAVILSESSWLIMNFSLLINPNPQSWFPVMSLFQDVPLLAIAYAILRHRLVDISIVFSRAAVFGFVSITLVALFIAGEWVAAQILERGLGADAANGWLGKIVPLAIALAVGLSARSIHGAVEKRLNVFFFARRERSLAALRRLALEADVVTNKQSLLDLTYESVRDNIEGRYAAIYLLTGTEYERTRSSDDGLPPHLDMNDPVVVRLRRWNEPFEVELGEHGLSEALLLPMTVRGALLGAIVCGPKRERTHYLAEEIDALALVAHRAGTTYELLVREGPKTGAAGIDVSVLRELIRAELQALSAAPT, encoded by the coding sequence ATGAGAGTAGCCGTGATTTTGCTTGCCGCCGCCGCAATCGCGCTCGGCTGTTATGACATCGCGAACCCGTACCGCGCCGGAATGTTCGGCTTTGATTTTCATACGTCGAACAACGGCGATCAAGTCGTCACGAAGATCTATCCCGGGTCGCCCGTCGAACGAGCCGGGTTGCGCCCGGGGGACGTTATTCCGTGGAGTAAGGTATCGGCGCGAACGAGTTTTGACTCCTCGTTCAGGCGAACCGGCCAAACGATAGCCTTTCCGGTCGTTCGGGACGGAAAGACCGCGGAGATGAGCATCGTTGCGGCAGAGTATACGAGCATTAAGCCGATCGAAGAGGGGCCGCTGGCGCTCGCCATTCTGATCATCTTTGCCGCGACCGGCGTCCTGGTTATTCTGCGCGGCGCGGATCGCAAGACCGCGCACTGGCTCGCGTTTTTCTTAGCGGGCTACGCGATGCAGATGGCCTTCTTTTGGTTTTCGGACGTGGCGCCGTCGCCCGGCCTTTCGTTCGCAGGCAGCCTGCTCGGCAATGCCGTGAGTTGGGCGAACGCATATCTGATTCTGCTCTTAGTCGCGCACTTTCCGCCATTCAACTCCCGCTTCCGCACCGTACTGCGCAAGATTATGCTCCCGGCTGTCTCGGTGGCTGCACTCGTACAAATGTGGATCTATCTCGTCGATGTTTATCCGCGCACGCAGTTGTTTGAAATTGCGGGATCGTCGAGCCCCGCATGGTTTCAGCAGCTTGTCTGGGCCTTCATCTCGTTCCTGACGGTGGCGGCCGCCATCGAAGGCATGTTGCGCGTCGACGAAGAGCACCGCGCGCAGATGCGCTGGGTCGGGGGCGCGGTCATCCTGTCGGAGTCGAGCTGGCTGATCATGAATTTTTCGTTGCTGATCAATCCGAATCCGCAATCGTGGTTTCCGGTCATGTCGCTCTTTCAGGACGTGCCGCTGTTGGCGATCGCATACGCCATCTTACGCCACCGGCTCGTCGACATCAGCATCGTCTTCAGCCGCGCCGCGGTCTTCGGTTTTGTTTCGATTACGCTGGTCGCGCTTTTTATCGCCGGCGAATGGGTGGCTGCGCAGATTCTGGAGCGGGGCCTTGGCGCCGATGCGGCCAACGGGTGGCTCGGCAAGATCGTCCCGCTCGCGATCGCGCTGGCCGTCGGCCTTTCCGCGCGCTCGATTCACGGCGCCGTCGAGAAGCGGCTGAACGTCTTCTTTTTTGCGCGGCGCGAGAGGTCGCTCGCCGCGCTGCGCCGTTTGGCGCTCGAAGCCGACGTCGTAACCAACAAACAGTCGCTGCTCGATTTAACATACGAATCGGTTCGCGACAACATCGAGGGCCGCTACGCCGCAATCTACCTCTTGACCGGCACGGAGTACGAGCGCACGCGATCCTCGGACGACGGTCTCCCCCCGCACCTCGATATGAACGATCCGGTGGTCGTGCGGCTGCGCCGCTGGAACGAGCCGTTCGAAGTCGAGCTCGGCGAACACGGATTAAGTGAGGCGCTCTTGCTACCCATGACCGTGCGCGGCGCGTTGCTCGGAGCGATCGTGTGTGGTCCCAAGCGTGAACGCACGCATTATTTAGCGGAAGAGATCGATGCGCTGGCGCTGGTAGCTCACCGCGCCGGGACTACATACGAACTACTCGTTCGCGAAGGCCCCAAAACCGGTGCCGCGGGCATCGACGTCAGCGTACTACGCGAACTCATTCGCGCCGAACTGCAGGCGTTGAGCGCTGCGCCGACATAA
- a CDS encoding DHA2 family efflux MFS transporter permease subunit, whose translation MSNPFRARANAPVALITITVMLGLIMAIIDATIVNVALNDIAGNLGASIDEVAWVATGYILASVVVMPLNGWLTAYLGRKNFYAGCLAIFTISSLLCGTAHSIWQLVFYRVIQGFGGGALQPTAQAILFETYPPAKRGAAMAIFGLGAMVGPAIGPTLGGYIIDNYTWPLIFYINIPIGIVAFLMTLMFIPNPHFLEKPKGGVDWIGLGLLTAGLASLQYVLERGQHDDWFDSGTIWTLSIVAIVTLTWFIYKTMRDKYPLVDIRVFRFRTFTIGNIIGVVLGFGLFGTSLILPLYFQTVLGFTAFQTGMALLPGAVATAISMLMVGALTRYLDARAMVIFGMLLFGLSTWWMGGLTQDAGYWDVFWPRVWQGLALGFMFVPLTTVTLGAVPKEELAGATGVSALIRQLGGSFGIAILTTLLARQAAIAWSELASGVTNAHGYSLGTLTSIVAQQSAVNSYDYLFRLSAIVFFVSAPLVIFMRPSRRAAAAAAAALAAE comes from the coding sequence GTGTCTAACCCGTTCCGCGCCCGCGCCAACGCGCCGGTGGCGCTGATTACCATCACCGTGATGCTCGGGCTGATTATGGCGATCATCGACGCGACGATCGTCAACGTCGCGCTCAACGACATCGCCGGCAACCTCGGCGCATCGATCGACGAGGTCGCGTGGGTCGCCACCGGCTACATTCTCGCCAGCGTCGTGGTCATGCCGCTCAACGGTTGGCTCACCGCATATCTGGGCCGCAAGAATTTTTACGCCGGCTGTTTGGCGATCTTCACGATCTCTTCGCTGCTCTGCGGGACAGCGCACAGCATTTGGCAGCTCGTCTTCTATCGCGTGATTCAGGGCTTCGGCGGCGGCGCGCTGCAGCCGACCGCGCAAGCGATTCTTTTTGAAACCTACCCGCCCGCCAAGCGCGGCGCCGCCATGGCTATCTTCGGTTTGGGCGCGATGGTCGGGCCGGCGATCGGACCCACGCTGGGCGGCTACATCATCGACAACTACACCTGGCCGCTGATCTTCTACATCAACATCCCGATCGGCATCGTGGCATTCTTGATGACGCTCATGTTCATTCCGAATCCGCATTTCTTGGAGAAACCAAAAGGGGGCGTGGACTGGATTGGCTTGGGGCTGCTCACGGCGGGCCTCGCTTCGCTCCAGTACGTCCTGGAGCGCGGCCAGCATGACGATTGGTTCGACTCCGGCACGATCTGGACGCTGTCGATCGTCGCGATCGTCACGCTCACGTGGTTCATCTATAAGACCATGCGCGACAAATATCCGCTGGTGGATATTCGTGTCTTTCGTTTTCGAACGTTTACGATCGGCAACATCATCGGCGTCGTGCTGGGATTCGGTTTATTTGGAACGAGTTTGATCTTGCCGTTGTACTTCCAAACGGTCTTGGGCTTTACGGCATTTCAAACCGGAATGGCGCTGCTGCCCGGTGCCGTTGCAACTGCGATCAGCATGCTCATGGTCGGCGCGCTCACTCGTTACTTGGATGCCCGCGCGATGGTCATCTTCGGCATGCTGCTCTTCGGGCTCTCAACCTGGTGGATGGGCGGCCTGACGCAAGATGCCGGCTACTGGGACGTCTTCTGGCCGCGCGTCTGGCAAGGACTCGCGCTCGGTTTTATGTTCGTTCCGCTGACTACCGTGACGCTTGGCGCGGTTCCAAAGGAAGAACTCGCCGGCGCGACCGGTGTCTCCGCGCTCATCCGTCAGCTGGGCGGCAGCTTCGGCATCGCGATACTCACCACGCTGCTCGCGCGTCAGGCCGCGATCGCGTGGAGCGAATTGGCCTCCGGCGTGACCAACGCGCACGGCTATTCGCTCGGCACGCTCACGAGTATTGTCGCGCAGCAGTCGGCGGTGAACAGTTACGACTACCTGTTCAGGCTCTCGGCCATCGTCTTCTTCGTCTCCGCGCCGCTGGTGATCTTCATGCGGCCCTCACGCCGCGCGGCGGCTGCCGCGGCGGCGGCTTTGGCGGCCGAATAG
- a CDS encoding aminotransferase class V-fold PLP-dependent enzyme: MPARTFASDNNAPIAAEILKAIADANDGDAVGYGHDDYTERARARFAEIFGASSETYFTFNGTGANVVALSCLTQPYEAVICPATAHLQTDECGAFERFTGCKILPVATADGKISIEALAPFAHMSREEHYVQPRVLSISQSTEFGTLYEPAEIRELCDFAHKQGWYVHMDGARISNAAAALGLGLREATRDLGVDVLSFGGTKNGLLGGEAVVFFDKKIHKGAAPFAHKQAMQLASKMRFIAAQFLALLENDRWLKYASHANAMTKRLEQRILKIAAVRITRPVRCNAIFATLDREAIKRIQERCFFFVFDESVPEVRWMTHHATREEDVNAFAALVEEAVK, encoded by the coding sequence ATGCCCGCACGCACGTTCGCCAGCGACAACAACGCGCCGATTGCCGCCGAAATTCTGAAGGCGATCGCTGACGCCAACGACGGCGATGCGGTCGGCTACGGACACGACGATTATACCGAACGGGCTCGCGCGAGATTTGCCGAGATTTTCGGAGCGTCGAGCGAGACATATTTCACGTTCAATGGCACGGGCGCCAATGTCGTCGCATTAAGTTGCCTGACGCAGCCGTATGAAGCTGTCATCTGCCCCGCGACGGCGCATTTGCAAACGGATGAATGCGGCGCTTTCGAACGGTTTACCGGGTGCAAGATTCTTCCGGTTGCGACGGCGGATGGAAAGATTTCAATCGAAGCGCTCGCGCCGTTCGCGCATATGTCGCGCGAGGAGCATTACGTGCAGCCGCGCGTTCTATCGATCTCGCAATCCACGGAATTTGGAACGCTCTACGAACCGGCTGAGATTCGGGAACTCTGCGACTTCGCGCACAAGCAAGGGTGGTACGTGCATATGGACGGAGCGCGAATTTCAAATGCGGCCGCCGCACTGGGACTAGGCCTGCGCGAAGCGACCCGAGACTTGGGCGTTGACGTCCTCTCGTTCGGCGGAACGAAGAACGGACTGCTCGGCGGCGAGGCGGTCGTCTTTTTCGACAAGAAAATCCATAAGGGCGCGGCGCCGTTTGCGCACAAGCAAGCCATGCAACTCGCCTCGAAAATGCGGTTCATCGCCGCGCAGTTTCTCGCACTGCTCGAAAACGATCGCTGGCTGAAGTATGCCTCGCACGCCAATGCGATGACCAAACGGCTCGAGCAGCGCATTCTCAAAATCGCAGCTGTGCGCATCACCCGGCCGGTGCGCTGTAACGCCATCTTCGCAACGCTCGATCGCGAAGCCATCAAACGCATCCAGGAACGCTGCTTCTTCTTCGTCTTCGACGAATCGGTTCCCGAGGTGCGCTGGATGACGCACCACGCGACGCGCGAGGAAGACGTCAACGCATTTGCCGCTCTGGTCGAAGAGGCGGTTAAGTAG
- a CDS encoding DUF3465 domain-containing protein, whose translation MEVTFAGTVSSMPTYFFGTRTRCEHETFDVQTASGPIRVIDNVDIAPPVPVRPGDRVEVRGEMVHDRGSLPIVHWTHHDPQGRHVDGFIRLRGRVYA comes from the coding sequence ATGGAAGTTACGTTCGCCGGCACGGTCAGCAGCATGCCCACCTATTTTTTCGGGACGCGGACGCGCTGCGAGCATGAGACCTTCGACGTGCAGACGGCCTCCGGCCCCATCAGGGTCATCGACAATGTGGACATCGCTCCGCCGGTTCCCGTTCGTCCCGGCGATCGCGTCGAGGTTCGGGGCGAGATGGTACACGATCGAGGGTCTCTGCCCATCGTGCACTGGACCCATCACGATCCCCAGGGCCGTCACGTGGACGGCTTTATTCGCCTCCGCGGGCGTGTGTACGCATAG
- a CDS encoding NUDIX hydrolase produces MNRIHLATALVRRGDTILLVASTYPNQPQPLWNLPGGRQLDGELLSETALRELHEETGFQGTLGELCYVSESYDGDTHFANFTFAVNVSPNDPSLPLRAARSARGPSIPQDDNSTHHDTKDHVVGVEWVPIAALAERIAVAVVREPLLAYLRGELKGYAGYAEAGISIVFPD; encoded by the coding sequence ATGAATCGTATACACTTGGCGACGGCGCTGGTGCGCCGCGGCGATACGATTCTGCTCGTGGCGTCAACGTACCCGAATCAGCCGCAGCCGTTGTGGAATCTTCCCGGCGGCCGCCAACTCGACGGCGAACTTCTGTCGGAAACGGCGCTACGCGAGCTGCATGAGGAGACGGGCTTCCAAGGAACGCTCGGCGAGCTCTGCTACGTGAGCGAATCCTACGACGGCGATACGCACTTCGCGAATTTCACTTTCGCGGTGAATGTCTCTCCAAACGACCCTTCGCTTCCGCTCAGGGCCGCTCGCTCCGCTCGCGGTCCTTCGATACCTCAGGATGACAATAGCACTCACCATGACACGAAAGACCACGTTGTCGGCGTGGAGTGGGTGCCGATCGCAGCGTTAGCCGAACGGATCGCCGTGGCGGTCGTGCGCGAGCCGCTGCTCGCATATCTGCGGGGCGAGCTAAAAGGCTATGCCGGATATGCCGAGGCCGGCATCTCGATCGTTTTTCCCGATTGA
- a CDS encoding GNAT family N-acetyltransferase, producing MRAIQTDRLRLVPVTPRNFAQLWHLLQQPDLRTYQDLPKVGLKMFGEMVAARPRRLIPGANGRFEWLIRPAGSRNAAGWVSLRIAEREPGAGEIGYSVLREHRQRGFATEAVRALLAEAFESAKLSRVQAFCVPENLASRRLLDRLNFHSDGVVPRGATVSGRPVDVLIHRLERSRWLQSGKTIEMPASAYPA from the coding sequence ATGCGAGCGATTCAAACCGACCGTCTGCGGCTGGTTCCGGTGACTCCCCGGAACTTTGCGCAGCTCTGGCATCTGCTGCAGCAGCCGGATCTGCGCACCTATCAAGATCTGCCGAAGGTCGGTCTGAAGATGTTCGGCGAGATGGTCGCGGCGCGTCCGCGGAGACTCATCCCCGGCGCCAACGGCCGGTTCGAGTGGCTGATAAGGCCGGCCGGTTCGCGGAATGCGGCGGGCTGGGTATCGCTGCGAATCGCCGAGCGGGAACCTGGCGCGGGTGAGATCGGCTACAGCGTTTTGCGCGAGCACCGGCAGCGCGGCTTTGCGACGGAAGCGGTACGCGCGTTGCTGGCGGAAGCGTTCGAGAGCGCCAAACTCTCGCGCGTGCAGGCATTTTGTGTTCCGGAGAATCTGGCGTCACGCCGTTTGCTCGATCGTTTGAACTTTCACTCCGACGGCGTCGTGCCGCGCGGCGCCACCGTCAGCGGACGGCCGGTCGATGTGCTGATCCACCGGCTCGAGCGCAGCCGCTGGCTTCAATCGGGAAAAACGATCGAGATGCCGGCCTCGGCATATCCGGCATAG